One segment of Paenibacillus sp. FSL R7-0337 DNA contains the following:
- a CDS encoding GGDEF domain-containing protein: protein MLTILSILIGVLTVYSSLRLTRDFSRQTQRTRAVRSSLVVLVISAGLSGMHLLGRRALTGFTTEGRSLLISLFLYMLTLAGILYLFLRMRMILGEREQLKELAYRDTLTGLLNKNGMDHFWDHCKMSEQLAVLYLDLNRFKSINDTLGHHTGDLLLEAVGTSLQQFTCKGKRHIFRVGGDEFVIIAKRYSRKEAEQLALKVLERITRTYKLESHELFVSASVGITISQGRIDPKQLLQEADSAMYNAKQLGSGRCAVYKQEGRIPSVKLVSSSRAQ from the coding sequence ATGTTGACAATTCTATCCATACTTATAGGGGTACTGACCGTATATAGCTCGCTTAGACTGACAAGGGATTTCTCCCGACAAACGCAAAGAACCCGGGCAGTCCGCTCGAGTCTTGTGGTGCTGGTGATTAGTGCCGGACTTTCCGGCATGCATCTGCTCGGCAGAAGAGCCTTAACCGGCTTCACTACAGAAGGCAGAAGTCTGCTGATCTCTTTGTTCCTGTACATGCTGACACTTGCCGGTATTCTGTATCTGTTCCTGCGGATGCGCATGATCCTTGGGGAGCGTGAGCAGCTCAAGGAATTGGCATACCGGGATACGCTGACCGGCCTGCTGAATAAGAACGGAATGGATCATTTCTGGGATCATTGCAAAATGAGCGAGCAGCTTGCAGTATTATATCTCGACCTGAACCGGTTCAAATCGATTAACGATACCCTCGGCCATCATACAGGGGATCTGTTACTGGAGGCCGTTGGAACCAGCCTGCAGCAATTCACCTGCAAGGGCAAGCGGCATATTTTCCGGGTGGGCGGAGATGAATTCGTCATTATCGCCAAACGCTACAGCCGCAAGGAGGCAGAGCAGCTTGCTCTTAAGGTTCTGGAGCGCATCACCCGTACCTATAAGCTGGAGAGCCATGAATTATTCGTGTCCGCGAGTGTCGGGATCACGATAAGTCAGGGCCGGATCGATCCGAAGCAGCTGCTTCAGGAGGCAGATTCGGCTATGTACAATGCCAAGCAGCTGGGAAGCGGGCGTTGTGCTGTATACAAGCAGGAGGGCCGCATTCCTTCCGTGAAGCTGGTCAGCAGCTCAAGAGCGCAATAA
- a CDS encoding histidine phosphatase family protein: protein MTRIGLIRHGSTRWNQEGRVQGHTDNPLDEEGFRQAGVLAERLSSEAWDYIYSSDLLRARQTAETIAGRLGIPLAGLVPGIREMNGGLIEGTTESERIERFGSQWKTMDLKLESQELARERGVRAIEELAARHPGSNVLVVSHGAILRSTLAGLVPSLDVSVLLKNTSITCLVKEKGSWSCELYNSAEHMDG from the coding sequence ATGACAAGAATAGGCTTAATCCGGCACGGCAGCACACGCTGGAATCAGGAGGGCCGGGTACAGGGTCATACGGATAATCCTCTGGACGAGGAAGGCTTCCGGCAGGCCGGCGTGCTTGCGGAGCGGCTTAGCAGTGAAGCGTGGGATTATATCTATTCAAGCGATTTGCTGCGGGCCAGACAGACGGCGGAGACCATCGCCGGGAGGCTGGGCATCCCGCTGGCCGGTCTCGTTCCGGGCATCCGGGAGATGAACGGCGGATTAATTGAAGGAACCACCGAGAGTGAGCGGATCGAGCGCTTCGGCAGCCAGTGGAAGACGATGGATCTGAAGCTGGAGAGTCAGGAGCTGGCCCGCGAGCGGGGAGTCCGGGCGATTGAAGAGCTCGCTGCGCGCCATCCCGGCAGCAATGTGCTGGTAGTCAGCCACGGGGCTATTCTGCGGAGTACGTTGGCCGGACTTGTGCCTTCCCTGGATGTGAGCGTGCTGCTGAAGAACACCTCCATCACCTGCCTGGTCAAGGAGAAGGGCAGCTGGAGCTGTGAATTGTACAACAGTGCGGAGCATATGGACGGATAG